The following are from one region of the Halorussus rarus genome:
- a CDS encoding HalOD1 output domain-containing protein, translating into MGTSEHDTGVTFDPDTDTYRLHHDWRGDESVSAAVVRGVAAVTNTAPTELDPLFETLDPDALDQLYRSTARGPGRGDCWVSFCYNDCAVTVAATGEIAIAPDGVAEPVSADVPRSLRDR; encoded by the coding sequence ATGGGGACTTCCGAACACGACACCGGTGTCACGTTCGACCCGGACACCGACACGTACCGACTGCACCACGACTGGCGGGGCGACGAGTCGGTCAGCGCCGCCGTCGTCAGGGGGGTCGCGGCGGTGACGAACACCGCGCCGACCGAGCTCGACCCGCTGTTCGAGACGCTCGACCCCGACGCGCTCGACCAGCTGTACCGATCGACGGCCCGCGGTCCCGGTCGCGGGGACTGCTGGGTGTCGTTCTGCTACAACGACTGCGCGGTGACCGTCGCCGCGACCGGGGAGATAGCCATCGCACCGGACGGGGTGGCCGAGCCGGTCTCGGCGGACGTACCACGGAGCCTCCGGGACAGATGA
- a CDS encoding DUF7519 family protein, with translation MAGGVGETVGGDRAQTSRDAAATTDTDDVTADAGNATRAIGPDSGETNATDDAGVDEGVAVGRRPTRLSAGLGALALAAGTLLVAGPGGAAVGLVLVGLVAMAVGDELRARDRRAQSVAALAAGGAVGLLGVAGGAALAGTFPATLRALPGLLGVLLFGAGAAPARGEGSRALVKLGAGFVLVGVLVAGVFDAVPAGTLVAGATAAVVGWDLGENAVNVGEQLGRAASTWRTETVHAAGATLVGIAAVLLGDLVGGIGSSGLSLPALALLLVAVVLLSIALHE, from the coding sequence ATGGCGGGCGGCGTCGGAGAGACGGTCGGCGGGGACCGGGCCCAGACGAGCCGTGACGCCGCGGCGACGACGGACACCGACGATGTGACAGCCGACGCTGGGAACGCGACCAGGGCGATAGGGCCCGATTCCGGCGAAACGAACGCGACCGACGACGCAGGGGTCGACGAGGGCGTCGCCGTCGGTCGCCGCCCGACCCGACTCAGCGCCGGGCTCGGCGCGCTCGCCCTGGCGGCGGGGACGCTCCTCGTCGCGGGGCCCGGCGGGGCCGCGGTCGGCCTGGTCCTGGTCGGCCTCGTCGCGATGGCAGTGGGCGACGAACTCCGGGCGCGGGACCGGCGGGCGCAGTCGGTGGCCGCGCTCGCCGCCGGGGGCGCCGTCGGCCTGCTCGGCGTCGCCGGGGGCGCGGCGCTCGCCGGCACCTTCCCCGCGACGCTCCGGGCGCTGCCCGGGCTGCTCGGCGTCCTCCTGTTCGGCGCGGGCGCGGCACCGGCGCGAGGGGAGGGGTCGCGGGCGCTGGTGAAACTCGGCGCGGGTTTCGTCCTCGTCGGCGTCCTGGTCGCGGGCGTGTTCGACGCGGTGCCGGCCGGGACGCTGGTCGCCGGCGCGACCGCCGCGGTCGTCGGCTGGGATCTCGGCGAGAACGCCGTCAACGTCGGCGAGCAGTTGGGCCGAGCTGCCTCGACCTGGCGGACCGAGACCGTCCACGCTGCCGGCGCGACTCTGGTCGGCATCGCGGCGGTCCTGCTGGGCGACCTCGTGGGCGGAATCGGGTCGAGCGGGCTGTCGCTGCCGGCGCTCGCGCTGCTGCTCGTCGCTGTCGTCCTCCTCAGTATCGCGCTCCACGAGTAG
- a CDS encoding DUF7269 family protein → MKRYRVASGAAGVVALAAALALGGSPAGGAVAALVRALGNDYFVVAAFAGAGLLVAASVMASRERSGISQTETPTPERPVTAPAAGDAVDEALASRTALLPVVGEARREQLRERLRTAAVETRVRRGECGPEEARRRLDEGTWTDDPEAAAFLAGRDPGTDARVAAVLRAEPWSRRGARRAVRAVADREGEQ, encoded by the coding sequence GTGAAGCGGTACCGGGTGGCGTCGGGCGCCGCCGGCGTCGTCGCGCTCGCCGCGGCGCTCGCGCTCGGCGGGAGTCCGGCCGGCGGCGCGGTGGCGGCTCTGGTGAGGGCGCTCGGCAACGACTACTTCGTGGTAGCGGCGTTCGCCGGTGCGGGGCTGCTGGTCGCCGCCTCGGTGATGGCGTCGCGGGAGCGAAGCGGTATCAGTCAGACCGAGACGCCGACGCCCGAGCGACCGGTCACCGCGCCCGCCGCGGGCGACGCCGTCGACGAGGCGCTGGCGAGCCGAACCGCGCTGCTCCCGGTGGTCGGCGAGGCCCGCCGCGAGCAGTTACGCGAGCGACTCCGGACCGCCGCGGTCGAGACCCGGGTCCGGCGGGGCGAGTGCGGTCCGGAAGAAGCCCGCCGCCGGCTCGACGAAGGGACCTGGACCGACGACCCTGAGGCCGCGGCGTTCCTCGCCGGCCGCGACCCGGGAACCGACGCCCGCGTCGCGGCGGTCCTGCGGGCCGAACCCTGGAGTCGTCGCGGCGCCCGCCGGGCCGTGCGGGCCGTCGCCGACCGGGAGGGCGAGCAGTGA
- a CDS encoding AGE family epimerase/isomerase, with product MAATVYREPAMLWRQVRDVLNFYHPACLDDRFGGYVAQLDERTGHVYDGETKHLVATARAVHNFSLGAALGGPDWCRPAAERGLTFLANAHWDADREGYDWLLAGRETVDDTRYCYGHAFVLLAAARAVEAGIPGARRELDRAFGVIDEQFWEPDRGLCADRADGDWSELASYRGQNANMHACEAMLAAHEATGEAEFLDRAYRIADSFVREVASQTDDLLWEHYTEAWEPDLSYNRDEPRHQFRPWGYQPGHHAEWAKLLLVLDRHRPEEWPAERARELFDAATDWWDDEYGGFYYTVEADGEPVVADKYGWAVAEAIGAAALLSERDDDYLAWYDRLWAYADEHFVNPKYGNWYERLSRENERDGPNRGTAVEPGYHPLNNAVVAMESFERRAE from the coding sequence ATGGCCGCGACCGTCTACCGGGAGCCCGCGATGCTGTGGCGGCAGGTCCGCGACGTGCTGAACTTCTACCATCCGGCGTGCCTCGACGACCGGTTCGGCGGGTACGTGGCCCAACTCGACGAGCGGACCGGCCACGTCTACGACGGCGAGACGAAGCACCTGGTCGCGACCGCGCGGGCGGTCCACAACTTCAGCCTCGGGGCGGCGCTGGGCGGACCGGACTGGTGCCGACCTGCGGCCGAGCGGGGGCTGACCTTCCTCGCGAACGCCCACTGGGACGCCGACCGCGAGGGGTACGACTGGCTGCTCGCGGGCCGCGAGACCGTCGACGACACACGGTACTGCTACGGCCACGCGTTCGTCCTGCTCGCGGCCGCCAGGGCCGTGGAGGCCGGGATTCCCGGCGCCCGGCGGGAACTCGACCGCGCGTTCGGGGTCATCGACGAGCAGTTCTGGGAGCCCGACCGCGGCCTGTGCGCGGACCGCGCGGACGGCGACTGGAGCGAGCTCGCCTCCTATCGCGGCCAGAACGCCAACATGCACGCCTGCGAGGCGATGCTGGCCGCCCACGAAGCGACCGGCGAGGCGGAGTTCCTCGACCGGGCGTACCGGATCGCCGACTCGTTCGTCCGCGAGGTCGCGAGCCAGACCGACGACCTGCTCTGGGAGCACTACACCGAGGCGTGGGAGCCGGACCTGTCGTACAACCGTGACGAGCCGCGCCACCAGTTCCGGCCCTGGGGGTACCAGCCGGGCCACCACGCCGAGTGGGCGAAGCTCCTCCTCGTCCTCGACCGCCACCGGCCGGAGGAGTGGCCGGCCGAGCGCGCCCGGGAACTGTTCGACGCCGCGACCGACTGGTGGGACGACGAGTACGGCGGCTTCTACTACACCGTCGAGGCCGACGGCGAACCGGTCGTCGCCGACAAGTACGGCTGGGCGGTCGCCGAGGCCATCGGGGCGGCGGCGCTGCTCTCGGAGCGCGACGACGACTACCTGGCGTGGTACGACCGGCTCTGGGCCTACGCCGACGAGCACTTCGTCAACCCGAAGTACGGCAACTGGTACGAGCGGCTCTCCCGGGAGAACGAGCGCGACGGGCCGAACCGCGGCACCGCGGTCGAACCGGGCTACCACCCGCTGAACAACGCGGTCGTCGCCATGGAGTCGTTCGAGCGGCGGGCCGAGTGA
- a CDS encoding BolA family protein: MNAEDVAELIEDNIEDAEATVTHPRGPEDEDHLAAVVVSPAFEGELLVDQHEMVYDALGDHMTEDIHALELQTYTPDEYEEHGE, translated from the coding sequence ATGAACGCCGAAGACGTGGCGGAGCTCATCGAGGACAACATCGAGGACGCCGAGGCGACGGTCACGCACCCGCGCGGGCCGGAGGACGAGGACCACCTCGCTGCCGTCGTGGTCTCGCCCGCGTTCGAGGGCGAACTGCTCGTCGACCAGCACGAGATGGTGTACGACGCGCTCGGCGACCACATGACCGAGGACATCCACGCGCTCGAACTCCAGACCTACACGCCCGACGAGTACGAGGAGCACGGCGAGTAA
- a CDS encoding DUF58 domain-containing protein: MTGTNRWRGIVAVTLLVGGVGVLADRPDMVLVSVVGVAFAVYPRLSPAPPSAPDLEIERRVGDHAPDPGSAVEVSVTVRNVGGDALADVRVVDGVPPALTVTGGSPRYGGPLRPGDEATFDYAVRAEEGKHGFEPATVVVRDLSGAREVETPVEAETEIDCTAARETPPKRDLAVRDAGELLTDTGGAGIEFHQTREYRAGDAMSRIDWKRFARVGELTTVEYREERSAAVVLVVDAREPAYRAAGDGPHAVVRSVTAAQRLVGALLGERNRVGVTALGREDCWLAPGAGAEHRARAERLLATHPAFAAAPPDEDDCAPVEDQVNRLRRHLSGDAQVLLLTPLCDDGAVTAASTLEARGHRVTVVSPDATDDGTPGRRLAATERENRVASLRRRQIPVVDWADGEGLVAAVAKAGHTGVP; this comes from the coding sequence GTGACCGGGACCAACCGGTGGCGCGGTATCGTCGCGGTGACGCTGCTCGTGGGCGGCGTCGGCGTCCTGGCCGACCGCCCGGACATGGTCCTGGTGTCGGTCGTCGGCGTGGCGTTCGCGGTCTACCCCCGGCTCTCGCCCGCGCCGCCGTCCGCGCCCGACCTCGAGATCGAACGTCGCGTCGGCGACCACGCGCCCGACCCGGGCAGCGCGGTCGAGGTGAGCGTGACGGTGCGCAACGTCGGCGGCGACGCGCTGGCCGACGTCCGCGTCGTCGACGGCGTCCCGCCCGCGCTGACGGTCACCGGGGGGTCGCCGCGGTACGGCGGCCCGCTCCGGCCCGGCGACGAGGCGACGTTCGACTACGCGGTCCGGGCCGAGGAGGGCAAGCACGGCTTCGAGCCGGCGACGGTCGTCGTCCGGGACCTGAGCGGCGCCCGCGAGGTCGAGACCCCGGTCGAGGCCGAGACCGAGATCGACTGCACCGCCGCCCGCGAGACCCCGCCCAAGCGCGACCTCGCGGTCAGGGACGCCGGCGAACTCCTCACCGACACCGGCGGGGCCGGCATCGAGTTCCACCAGACCCGCGAGTATCGGGCGGGCGACGCGATGAGCCGCATCGACTGGAAGCGGTTCGCCCGGGTCGGCGAGCTCACCACCGTCGAGTACCGCGAGGAGCGCAGCGCCGCCGTCGTGCTGGTCGTCGACGCCCGCGAGCCGGCATACCGGGCCGCCGGCGACGGGCCCCACGCGGTCGTCCGGAGCGTCACCGCGGCCCAGCGGCTCGTCGGCGCGCTGCTGGGCGAGCGCAACCGGGTCGGGGTGACGGCGCTCGGCCGCGAGGACTGCTGGCTCGCGCCGGGCGCGGGCGCCGAGCACCGCGCCAGGGCGGAGCGGCTGCTGGCGACCCACCCGGCGTTCGCGGCCGCGCCGCCGGACGAAGACGACTGCGCGCCGGTCGAGGACCAGGTGAACCGACTGCGGCGCCACCTGTCGGGCGACGCCCAGGTGCTGCTGCTCACGCCGCTGTGCGACGACGGCGCGGTGACGGCCGCGAGCACACTCGAAGCCCGCGGCCACCGCGTGACGGTCGTGAGTCCGGACGCGACCGACGACGGGACGCCGGGCCGGCGGCTGGCGGCGACCGAGCGGGAGAACCGGGTCGCGTCGCTCCGCCGGCGACAGATTCCGGTGGTCGACTGGGCCGACGGCGAGGGCCTGGTCGCCGCGGTCGCCAAGGCGGGCCACACGGGGGTGCCCTGA
- a CDS encoding DUF4129 domain-containing protein, translating into MNADTVLTAVVGLCCVLAIGATSTTLDSTVATDPEEVTNFDYSKVPIGSGPAQALDDAIDSGRSDGAESGSASSGGSNDGSGSKSAGSRPAEEGSRTGQASKSGGGQQQNQNGGSGDGQQQSGGSGGDDQRSSGGSDSKQDQSGDGTRLAEPSLLDRLLWLLQDLLDLLLAVLPWAVLAAMLAAAYRYRDRLLVGDPIDADDEDGEAPPRDPSPDNDVASAWFEMVERLGLADRRDLTPRECAAAASDRGVDPDAARSLTALFEEVRYGGARVTDERRRRAEQTLSEVRSQLEGSR; encoded by the coding sequence ATGAACGCCGACACGGTCCTCACGGCGGTCGTCGGCCTGTGCTGCGTGCTCGCCATCGGCGCGACCTCGACGACGCTCGACTCGACCGTCGCGACCGACCCGGAGGAGGTCACGAACTTCGACTACTCGAAGGTCCCGATCGGGTCCGGGCCGGCCCAGGCGCTCGACGACGCCATCGACAGCGGCCGCTCGGACGGGGCGGAGTCGGGGTCGGCGTCGTCGGGTGGTTCGAACGACGGGTCGGGCTCGAAGAGCGCCGGTTCGCGGCCCGCCGAAGAGGGGAGCCGGACCGGCCAGGCGTCGAAGTCCGGCGGCGGCCAGCAGCAGAACCAGAACGGCGGGAGCGGCGACGGCCAGCAGCAGAGCGGCGGCAGCGGCGGCGACGATCAGCGCAGTTCGGGCGGCAGCGACTCGAAGCAGGACCAGTCCGGCGACGGGACGCGGCTCGCCGAGCCGAGCCTGCTCGACAGACTGCTGTGGCTGCTCCAGGACCTGCTCGACCTCCTGCTGGCGGTGCTGCCGTGGGCCGTGCTGGCGGCGATGCTCGCCGCCGCGTACCGGTACCGCGACCGACTCCTCGTCGGCGATCCGATTGATGCCGACGACGAGGACGGCGAAGCGCCGCCGCGCGACCCGAGCCCCGACAACGACGTCGCGTCGGCGTGGTTCGAGATGGTCGAGCGCCTCGGCCTCGCGGACCGCCGGGACCTCACCCCGCGGGAGTGCGCGGCGGCCGCCAGCGACCGGGGCGTCGACCCCGACGCCGCGCGGTCGCTGACCGCGCTGTTCGAGGAGGTCCGGTACGGCGGCGCCCGCGTGACCGACGAGCGGCGGCGTCGGGCCGAGCAGACCCTGAGCGAGGTCCGGTCGCAACTGGAGGGCTCCCGGTGA